One Roseimaritima multifibrata DNA window includes the following coding sequences:
- a CDS encoding ankyrin repeat domain-containing protein yields MDENGHLTIAVEVDSQRRLSRKELSALREDFAGQLTDGIGAGCFNELSASTGLAVELRFPLRSKCTQTEGTAWRPKASTKKGNEQRISTAAKMVEKMGSAPSRTGASRRSTVKVTGTVATPDKQERPNLKKLLRLLAKPERDQLFDQIKVELEACGNDLSLLGNYEYPYGNFNDPKLLRLLLKAGLPPETTDVKGNSLLIQAAGNPKCLELLLNEGVNVNRVCDSYFASTALIRAAHLGKRKSVEILLEYGADATIKDKSGKIAQDIVDKRSRERQTIVNLLRRGSRT; encoded by the coding sequence TTGGACGAGAATGGTCACCTCACTATTGCTGTTGAGGTCGATAGCCAACGACGGCTGTCTCGCAAAGAACTCAGCGCATTACGGGAGGATTTTGCGGGACAACTCACGGACGGGATCGGCGCTGGATGCTTTAATGAACTTTCCGCTTCAACCGGCCTTGCCGTGGAACTGCGGTTTCCACTGAGATCAAAGTGCACGCAGACTGAAGGAACGGCGTGGCGGCCGAAGGCGTCGACCAAGAAGGGGAACGAGCAACGAATTTCCACTGCTGCAAAAATGGTCGAGAAGATGGGCTCTGCTCCGTCCAGGACAGGTGCATCGAGGAGGTCAACTGTTAAAGTAACAGGCACCGTCGCGACTCCCGACAAGCAGGAGCGACCGAATCTAAAGAAACTCCTTCGTCTTCTGGCGAAACCCGAACGCGATCAATTATTCGATCAGATCAAAGTGGAATTGGAAGCATGTGGGAATGATCTAAGCCTGCTCGGCAACTACGAGTACCCGTATGGGAATTTCAATGACCCAAAGCTGCTGAGGCTGTTGTTAAAGGCAGGGTTGCCGCCGGAAACGACAGATGTGAAGGGCAACTCTCTTCTGATTCAAGCGGCAGGTAATCCCAAATGTTTGGAATTGCTCTTGAATGAAGGTGTCAATGTCAATCGTGTTTGCGACAGCTACTTTGCTTCAACCGCGTTGATTCGCGCGGCGCACCTTGGCAAACGTAAGTCCGTAGAAATACTTCTAGAATATGGAGCGGACGCAACCATCAAAGATAAATCGGGAAAAATTGCCCAGGATATCGTGGACAAACGCTCGCGAGAGCGGCAGACGATCGTCAATCTATTGCGGCGGGGTTCACGGACCTGA
- a CDS encoding alpha/beta hydrolase produces MLVAFETKLVYPSPDPSSADWSPKHLAFEDVTFDSSDGTALHGWYFPHGEPERTILFFHGNAEDVSDLGNEMSSLRSEFNANVFVFDYRGYGKSEGSPTEIGVLQDGVAAQRWLAERAGIPADQIVLYGRSLGGGVAVANAATEGASALILDRTFHSMVDVAAGMYPIFPIRWLMRNRYPSHERITVYSGPLLQLHGTADEILPFESGEKLFAASRSKEKTFLRIEGLTHNVPPPPDLYSGMHRLFQTL; encoded by the coding sequence ATGCTAGTCGCCTTTGAAACGAAGCTGGTCTATCCCAGCCCCGACCCAAGTTCAGCGGACTGGTCCCCCAAACATCTAGCATTCGAAGACGTCACGTTCGATTCCAGCGACGGGACCGCTCTTCATGGTTGGTACTTCCCCCACGGGGAACCCGAACGAACCATTCTGTTCTTTCACGGAAATGCCGAAGACGTTTCCGACCTGGGGAACGAAATGTCCAGCCTAAGGTCAGAATTCAATGCGAACGTCTTCGTATTTGACTATCGCGGATACGGCAAAAGCGAAGGGAGCCCGACAGAAATCGGAGTTCTTCAAGACGGGGTTGCTGCGCAGCGCTGGCTTGCCGAGCGAGCTGGAATTCCCGCCGATCAAATCGTCCTTTACGGTCGTTCGCTAGGAGGAGGCGTTGCCGTCGCAAACGCCGCAACGGAAGGGGCCTCGGCTCTGATCCTAGACCGGACGTTTCATTCGATGGTCGACGTTGCAGCGGGAATGTACCCGATCTTCCCGATCCGTTGGCTGATGCGAAATCGCTACCCATCCCACGAACGGATCACCGTCTACAGCGGTCCGCTGCTTCAGTTGCACGGAACGGCCGACGAAATCCTTCCGTTCGAATCGGGCGAAAAACTGTTTGCAGCCAGTCGTTCGAAAGAGAAGACATTCCTGCGGATCGAGGGACTGACGCACAATGTCCCCCCACCACCCGATCTTTACAGTGGCATGCATCGTCTGTTTCAGACGCTCTAA
- the ltrA gene encoding group II intron reverse transcriptase/maturase, translating to MCVNAGFVCRHPDTVSSKLLDGTCRPDPVRRKTIDKPDGGKRLLGIPNIVDRLIQQAIVQILTPVFDPQFSDSSHGFRPKRSAHGAAKQVRRTVRRGYRFVADFDLSKFFDRVQHDVLMSRVARRVRDKRLLQLIGRYLRAGVMVEGVLQPTDLGTPQGGPLSPILSNILLDDLDKELERRGLPFVRYADDFAVFAKSSRAAERIMKSVGRYVAKKLRLVVNEEKSRVLACTEFEFLGFSFPKSRANINVSVKSILRFKQRVREITGRSRGISMDRRLGELRRYVRGWMGYFGIASQLKLFDKLDQWIRRRIRMCYWKQWKRPKRRREMLIRLGVPRRQAIRHARSRKGHWRMAKTIASNVGLTNKWLQEEGLLSLKTLWAQLAPLRRTA from the coding sequence GTGTGCGTAAACGCCGGGTTTGTTTGTCGCCACCCGGACACGGTCTCGTCAAAGCTGCTAGATGGCACGTGTCGCCCCGATCCGGTGCGACGCAAGACCATCGACAAGCCCGATGGCGGCAAGCGTTTGCTTGGTATTCCAAACATCGTCGACCGCTTGATCCAACAGGCCATCGTCCAGATTCTCACGCCTGTGTTCGATCCGCAATTTAGCGACTCGAGCCACGGGTTTCGGCCTAAACGCTCGGCTCACGGAGCCGCCAAGCAAGTACGTCGGACGGTCCGGCGCGGCTACCGCTTCGTAGCAGACTTCGATTTATCGAAGTTTTTCGATCGAGTCCAACACGATGTCTTGATGTCGCGTGTGGCTCGTCGAGTCCGCGACAAGCGGCTACTGCAATTGATCGGACGCTACTTGCGAGCCGGTGTGATGGTCGAAGGTGTGCTGCAGCCGACCGATCTAGGAACCCCGCAAGGCGGTCCACTGAGCCCGATATTAAGCAACATCCTGCTTGATGATCTGGACAAAGAACTGGAACGTCGCGGGCTCCCGTTCGTTCGCTATGCGGATGATTTTGCGGTCTTCGCGAAGTCGTCTCGAGCGGCCGAGCGGATCATGAAGTCGGTCGGACGTTACGTAGCGAAGAAACTTCGCTTGGTAGTCAACGAGGAGAAGAGCCGCGTGTTGGCTTGCACGGAGTTCGAGTTCCTAGGGTTCTCGTTCCCGAAGTCGCGAGCGAACATCAACGTGTCTGTTAAGTCCATCCTTCGCTTCAAACAGCGTGTCCGCGAGATCACCGGCAGAAGCCGAGGGATCTCGATGGACCGCCGACTGGGCGAGCTGCGACGATACGTTCGCGGCTGGATGGGTTACTTCGGGATCGCGTCGCAACTGAAGCTGTTCGATAAACTCGACCAGTGGATTCGCCGCCGCATTCGGATGTGCTACTGGAAACAGTGGAAACGACCGAAACGTCGACGGGAAATGTTGATTCGATTGGGAGTTCCTCGCCGCCAAGCGATCCGTCACGCACGCAGCCGCAAGGGGCACTGGCGTATGGCTAAAACCATCGCCAGTAACGTTGGACTGACCAACAAATGGCTCCAAGAGGAAGGCTTACTCAGCTTGAAGACTCTGTGGGCACAGCTTGCTCCACTTCGTCGAACCGCGTAG
- a CDS encoding type II toxin-antitoxin system RelE/ParE family toxin gives MAQSSPEFASAVAERIFARPEPQLIDFPHSGSVVPEYGRKDIREVFSDSYRIIHQVLPGEVRILAVIHGSMTLPTSPPSDGEPDDAGAPPS, from the coding sequence ATTGCTCAATCCTCTCCAGAGTTCGCCTCTGCGGTTGCCGAACGAATTTTCGCTCGCCCTGAGCCACAACTCATCGATTTCCCGCACTCCGGATCCGTTGTTCCAGAATACGGACGTAAAGACATTCGCGAAGTGTTCTCCGACTCATATCGCATCATCCATCAAGTACTGCCCGGCGAGGTTCGTATACTTGCGGTGATTCATGGATCGATGACCCTACCAACGTCTCCTCCATCAGACGGCGAACCAGACGATGCAGGTGCGCCGCCGAGTTGA
- a CDS encoding DUF7674 family protein — protein sequence MTFRTSFLEWSLEQFPELSLDFDGESAKTRLHFAFVAFRKHTQAAIDHHDQTRLLEFFEMADRVLNCGYPDMRSLFHVVYVEDLHFHDERTLRSWALQLLTPALRHERARSISRLPGNST from the coding sequence ATGACATTCCGCACTTCATTCCTTGAATGGTCCCTTGAGCAGTTTCCAGAGCTGTCACTCGACTTTGATGGCGAGTCCGCAAAGACTCGTTTGCACTTTGCATTCGTCGCGTTTCGAAAGCATACGCAAGCCGCGATTGACCACCACGATCAGACACGCTTGCTCGAGTTTTTTGAGATGGCCGACCGGGTCCTGAATTGCGGCTATCCTGACATGCGATCACTTTTCCATGTCGTGTATGTCGAAGACCTGCACTTCCACGATGAACGGACACTGCGTTCATGGGCACTTCAGCTGCTTACGCCTGCGCTCAGGCATGAACGTGCCCGCTCAATCTCCCGTTTGCCCGGGAACTCAACGTGA
- a CDS encoding four helix bundle protein: MNDPIFDHDRLDVYRLSIEYVADAFDVCKSLSGLHRHARDQWLRAAQSIPLNIAEGNGKRSLKDRARFFDIARGSSFECAAIQDVVVATGEVNDSTSRDLKSKLKRIVAMLTRMAMKFDGVKEPSADYAVAIDYEHEHRDAEHEHEHEHEHEHEHEHEHEHEHESGPDPSRAPEDGLRGFTNGKTIVRPR; this comes from the coding sequence ATGAACGATCCAATCTTCGACCACGATCGGCTCGATGTTTATCGTCTCTCGATCGAATACGTTGCTGATGCATTTGACGTTTGCAAATCGCTCAGCGGATTGCATCGTCACGCCCGCGACCAATGGCTTCGCGCCGCCCAGTCCATTCCGCTGAATATCGCCGAGGGCAACGGCAAACGAAGCTTGAAGGATCGTGCTCGATTTTTCGACATAGCTCGCGGTTCGTCGTTTGAATGCGCAGCGATTCAAGATGTCGTGGTCGCGACTGGTGAGGTGAACGACTCAACGAGTCGCGACTTAAAGTCCAAGCTCAAGCGAATCGTGGCAATGTTGACCCGGATGGCCATGAAATTTGACGGCGTCAAAGAACCTTCGGCAGACTATGCCGTGGCGATCGATTACGAGCACGAGCACCGCGATGCTGAGCACGAGCACGAGCACGAGCACGAGCACGAGCACGAGCACGAGCACGAGCACGAGCACGAGCACGAAAGCGGGCCAGATCCAAGCCGTGCACCCGAAGACGGCTTGCGCGGTTTTACTAATGGAAAGACAATCGTCCGTCCCAGGTGA
- a CDS encoding DUF6438 domain-containing protein codes for MRYLLLATILCVGNYTFAQELDVNSTVKIPVRPHGKYAFLSTFGATDEATVAMAHMPYTEIAIFQWQQPNLVEMKPGPSYEIVFRSDGTATYEGFTSVERIGKHTGKITLDQYGKICLLLEQFESSGTPLGFEVQTSHPIVSDLTFVRRGVDVPVKRRNDSSVGDYRFWLLQTTIEWTADRIDWTKGSIK; via the coding sequence ATGCGATACTTACTACTCGCTACTATCTTGTGCGTCGGAAACTACACTTTTGCTCAAGAACTTGACGTCAATTCAACGGTGAAGATTCCGGTTCGGCCTCACGGCAAGTACGCTTTTCTCTCCACTTTTGGGGCAACCGACGAAGCAACGGTCGCGATGGCTCACATGCCGTACACCGAAATCGCAATATTTCAATGGCAGCAGCCGAACCTAGTTGAAATGAAGCCCGGTCCTTCGTACGAAATTGTTTTTCGATCTGATGGCACTGCCACCTATGAAGGATTCACCAGTGTTGAAAGGATTGGAAAGCACACCGGAAAGATCACACTTGATCAATACGGTAAAATTTGTCTCCTGCTTGAACAATTTGAGTCGTCAGGCACGCCGCTAGGTTTCGAGGTGCAGACTTCGCATCCCATTGTCTCTGACCTTACGTTCGTCCGCAGAGGCGTGGACGTGCCGGTGAAACGACGAAATGACAGTTCGGTCGGCGATTACCGTTTCTGGCTTTTGCAAACGACGATTGAATGGACGGCAGACCGTATTGACTGGACTAAAGGTTCAATAAAGTGA
- a CDS encoding four helix bundle protein → MNDPIFDHDRLDVYRLSIEYVADAFDVCKSLSGLHRHARDQWLRAAQSIPLNIAEGNGKRSLKDRARFFDIARGSSFECAAIQDVLVATDGVNDSTSRDLKSKLKRIVAMLTRMAMKFDGVKEPSVDYAVAIDYEHEHRDAEHEHESGAEPGRAPEDGLRGF, encoded by the coding sequence ATGAACGATCCAATCTTCGACCACGATCGGCTCGATGTTTATCGTCTCTCGATCGAATACGTTGCTGATGCATTTGACGTTTGCAAATCGCTCAGCGGATTGCATCGTCACGCCCGCGACCAATGGCTTCGCGCCGCCCAGTCCATTCCGCTGAATATCGCCGAGGGCAACGGCAAACGAAGCTTGAAGGATCGTGCTCGATTTTTCGACATAGCTCGCGGCTCGTCGTTTGAATGTGCGGCGATTCAAGATGTCTTGGTCGCGACTGATGGGGTGAACGACTCAACGAGTCGCGACTTAAAGTCCAAGCTCAAGCGAATCGTGGCAATGTTGACCCGGATGGCCATGAAATTTGACGGCGTCAAAGAACCTTCGGTAGACTATGCCGTGGCGATCGATTACGAGCACGAGCACCGCGATGCTGAGCACGAGCACGAAAGCGGGGCAGAACCAGGCCGTGCACCCGAGGACGGCTTGCGAGGTTTCTGA
- a CDS encoding response regulator, producing MIASINQRNPQRQIPHPDRDSVLIVDDTRSIQFLLKQYLRDSFKRIEVANNGQEAVEKVFDPERIEHPYDLILMDLQMPVLSGYDAIAIIREAEIETPIIAVTAADTNNGRCQGLDCNCLVAKPIDRTHFLMCVRNLTQT from the coding sequence TTGATTGCTTCCATAAACCAGCGAAACCCGCAAAGGCAAATCCCTCATCCCGATCGAGATTCGGTGTTGATCGTGGACGATACACGTTCGATTCAGTTTTTGCTGAAGCAGTACCTTCGAGACAGCTTCAAACGGATCGAAGTGGCTAACAACGGGCAGGAGGCGGTCGAGAAGGTTTTTGATCCGGAACGAATCGAGCATCCCTACGATTTGATTTTGATGGACCTGCAGATGCCGGTTCTATCGGGCTACGATGCGATCGCCATCATTCGCGAGGCGGAAATCGAAACGCCGATCATCGCTGTCACCGCTGCCGATACCAACAACGGTCGCTGCCAAGGACTGGACTGTAATTGCCTGGTCGCAAAACCGATCGATCGGACTCACTTCTTGATGTGCGTCCGTAACCTCACGCAGACTTAG
- a CDS encoding M24 family metallopeptidase, producing the protein MPKNLLLAGIPAENPTLFRVVGITAGDPAAWISIDGETTLIIRDIEAERARLTGKCQIVHSPADFTPAGGLDADRATATAQAVAEFLVREGVKEITVDRSLPFLFAWQLMERDIRIEYDADLGVLERRVKSLHEIDNLRNAQKVTEEGIRYLCELIAHCEVDSEDQLMHAGEILTSEKARALAARFFLDRNFSMGHGAIVATAPEVADCHHSGTGPLRSGVPIIVDLYPRDDSTRYWGDCTRTVVHGTPSDTVLAMHAAVCEAKAAGIAMLSPGNTAAEVHQAVIEVQQRHGFKLSRGKVSDEPTIQHGTGHGIGLEVHEPILLDDGGGRLLEREVFTVEPGLYGRRDGAVRLEDMVVVAADGPLNLNHLPTGLDWT; encoded by the coding sequence ATGCCTAAGAATCTTCTGCTAGCCGGAATCCCAGCCGAAAATCCAACTCTCTTCCGTGTTGTCGGAATTACCGCAGGTGACCCAGCGGCTTGGATCTCAATCGACGGGGAAACAACCCTTATTATTCGAGACATCGAAGCGGAGCGTGCTCGATTGACTGGAAAGTGCCAGATCGTCCACTCGCCTGCTGATTTCACTCCGGCAGGTGGGCTGGACGCCGACCGTGCAACAGCCACGGCACAGGCGGTCGCTGAGTTCCTTGTCCGTGAAGGGGTCAAGGAAATCACCGTCGATCGCTCCCTTCCGTTCCTGTTCGCTTGGCAGCTGATGGAGCGTGATATTCGAATCGAATACGATGCCGATTTAGGGGTCCTGGAACGGAGGGTTAAATCCCTTCACGAAATCGATAACCTACGGAACGCTCAAAAAGTTACCGAAGAGGGAATCCGTTACCTCTGCGAACTGATCGCACACTGCGAAGTCGATTCCGAAGATCAACTGATGCATGCCGGCGAAATTCTGACAAGCGAAAAAGCTCGAGCCTTAGCAGCCCGCTTTTTCCTTGATCGTAATTTCAGCATGGGGCACGGAGCCATTGTGGCAACCGCTCCCGAAGTCGCCGACTGCCACCACAGCGGTACAGGCCCTCTGCGATCGGGGGTTCCGATCATCGTCGATCTTTACCCTCGCGACGATTCGACGCGTTACTGGGGCGATTGCACTCGCACGGTCGTCCACGGAACTCCGTCGGATACCGTATTGGCGATGCATGCAGCGGTCTGCGAAGCCAAAGCCGCAGGGATTGCGATGCTCTCCCCAGGGAACACTGCAGCCGAAGTCCACCAAGCGGTCATTGAGGTGCAACAGCGACACGGTTTCAAACTGTCCCGTGGAAAAGTCAGCGACGAACCAACGATCCAGCACGGCACCGGACACGGTATCGGTCTGGAAGTCCACGAACCGATCCTTCTGGACGATGGTGGTGGACGGCTGCTGGAACGGGAAGTCTTCACGGTCGAACCTGGACTGTACGGTCGCCGCGATGGCGCCGTCCGGCTGGAAGATATGGTCGTGGTCGCTGCCGACGGGCCTTTGAACCTGAATCATCTGCCAACCGGTCTGGACTGGACCTAA
- a CDS encoding AAA family ATPase — MLDDNDLTAQLFRVLRDCRKLYVNSAKQLARRHPHLCLVPPQALVPMMDDLHRGLLVKVYTTVVRSDGRWSRTEKYVGSVLIEHLWDQKLTGKDLRDAAENLLEQADKLHWESLVQPFVQYPPLRDARAHVETIVMRLANLVAKCDGLTSPEETITLHTLQQEIDLALRPESIDETAPLESNTVQQRPAGGSRTQAVNSVKQAAVEPAATLTSADAVDRQSDVDEKTAEQRLADALAELQKLIGLEDVKARLDSLANFLRLQKQREQAGLSTMPISLHMSFVGNPGTGKTTVARIVGQILSAMGVLAKGHLVETDRSGLVAEYAGQTAVKTNKLCDSARDGVLFIDEAYSLVDASGDDAFGREAIQTLLKRMEDDRDRLVVIVAGYPDEMDQMIRTNPGLSSRINHRLKFDDYGPADLGRIFGILCDANQYRLPAQSRRRLLVGLDELHRERDRHFGNGRLARNTFEDCVRRLADRIASVVPLTEKLLTELSPEDIVVPGLSDRELQKLLEQPMTLRVTCTKCGKRLRVRGSLLGRTAACPKCETKFRVDWADVERS, encoded by the coding sequence ATGCTGGACGACAACGATCTAACGGCTCAATTGTTTCGCGTGCTACGCGATTGTCGCAAGTTGTACGTCAACAGTGCGAAGCAGTTGGCACGGCGCCATCCGCATCTCTGCTTGGTCCCCCCGCAAGCCTTGGTCCCCATGATGGATGACCTTCATCGAGGCTTATTGGTCAAGGTTTACACCACGGTTGTCCGCAGTGATGGGCGTTGGAGCCGGACGGAAAAATATGTTGGGTCGGTCCTGATCGAACACCTTTGGGACCAGAAGCTGACCGGCAAAGATCTTCGCGATGCGGCCGAGAATCTGCTGGAACAAGCCGACAAACTTCACTGGGAATCGTTGGTGCAGCCGTTTGTGCAGTACCCACCCCTCCGCGATGCGCGTGCCCATGTCGAAACCATTGTCATGCGGTTGGCGAACCTGGTTGCCAAATGTGATGGTTTGACCTCTCCGGAAGAAACGATCACCCTGCATACGCTTCAACAAGAAATCGATCTGGCGCTACGCCCCGAATCGATTGATGAAACCGCTCCGCTGGAAAGTAATACGGTCCAGCAAAGGCCGGCGGGTGGGAGCCGGACGCAGGCCGTCAATTCGGTCAAGCAAGCCGCCGTTGAACCGGCAGCGACGCTTACTTCCGCCGATGCGGTAGACCGTCAAAGCGACGTGGATGAAAAGACTGCGGAACAGCGTTTGGCCGATGCCTTGGCTGAGCTGCAAAAATTGATTGGGCTGGAAGATGTTAAAGCGAGACTCGATTCGCTGGCCAATTTTCTTCGCCTGCAAAAACAACGGGAGCAGGCGGGGTTGTCGACGATGCCGATCAGCCTGCACATGTCTTTTGTCGGGAATCCCGGAACCGGCAAGACCACGGTCGCTCGAATTGTGGGGCAGATACTGTCTGCGATGGGAGTTCTAGCGAAAGGGCATTTGGTCGAAACCGACCGAAGTGGTTTGGTTGCCGAGTACGCTGGTCAGACCGCTGTAAAAACCAACAAACTTTGCGATTCCGCTCGGGATGGTGTGCTCTTTATCGATGAAGCCTACAGTTTGGTCGACGCTTCAGGCGACGACGCGTTCGGACGCGAAGCCATTCAGACGCTGCTTAAGCGAATGGAAGATGATCGAGATCGATTGGTTGTGATCGTGGCGGGATATCCGGATGAAATGGATCAGATGATCCGGACCAATCCGGGGCTTTCATCAAGGATCAATCATCGACTGAAATTTGATGATTACGGACCCGCCGATTTGGGCCGAATCTTTGGGATCTTGTGCGATGCCAACCAGTACCGACTGCCTGCACAAAGCCGCCGGCGGCTATTGGTGGGGTTGGACGAATTGCATCGTGAACGGGACCGGCATTTTGGAAATGGTCGGTTGGCTCGGAACACCTTTGAGGATTGCGTCCGGCGGTTGGCCGATCGAATCGCAAGCGTGGTTCCGCTGACTGAAAAACTGTTGACGGAACTGAGCCCCGAGGACATTGTGGTTCCGGGGTTATCGGATCGCGAGTTGCAGAAGTTGCTGGAACAGCCGATGACCCTGCGGGTTACCTGTACCAAGTGCGGTAAGAGACTGCGGGTTCGTGGATCGTTGCTCGGAAGGACCGCTGCGTGTCCGAAATGCGAGACAAAATTCCGAGTCGACTGGGCCGATGTCGAACGCTCGTAG